A single Flavobacterium sp. 1 DNA region contains:
- a CDS encoding SusC/RagA family TonB-linked outer membrane protein produces the protein MYLVTKKNSSKKKVLFFLLVALLTQLTFAATIKSQSTESTPVLVSKNVYELKTLFKAIENQTDYSLLYTDEVAKLKTLTPVSSGTHTLAVLLKEAAIKFKVVYQINDGLITFKTNTSTRDKIISVLAKQIKISGKVTDNSGKPIPGATILIEGTSSGVQTDFDGSYTIEAEEGQILVFSCIGFKTIKQTIGQENKINVVLTEEAEMLKELVITALGIKREEKALGYAMQKVQGSSVQTVKGIDVATSLTGRVAGLLVKNSTEFAEAPTVELRGENALLVIDGVPYGNMTLRDIPADDIESLNVLKGATASALYGYRGASGAIVVTTKKGRDKKGLAVSVNSSTMFTAGYLAIPKTQTVFGRQIDAVTNIYKGTGSWGVPMEGQNVIQWDPISKANKLMPYLATGKDNFKNFLEQGYILNNNFSITQQGEHGSIRSSATWVANKGQYPNSQYDKYTYTLGGDIDLDKFKLSSSVSINKQTSPNIGFNGYKGYDPMYSILIWSSPDYDLRDYKDYWLVKNETQNNSYTGTNNNPYFDRYERLHSIDRQVFNGFVSGTYELAPGLNAVLRTGFDTYNNKQVIRISKGSLQGAGNSTVILNGTEIWGESLKGSYNEGMGSGYSSNTDFILTGNKKIKDFDIESLFGGTIYYTEDQGIEARTQGGLTIPGFYSLKSSVTSAVVNSTIYKRQVNSLYGRLAGSWKSMLFLEGTLRNDWSSTLPKSTRSYLYPSISSSFLVSEILPKYDWLSLWKFRGSWTSSKTPAGVYDSNSVYNITTSAWGSSNSASYPDTVRGNEVAPESSSTWEVGTVANLFKKRASLDFTFYSKRMFDFLKATSVSSASGFSSNYTNINEEITRRGLELTLSVTPVKTTDWQWDLTANWSKYARYYTKLDSQFSADKPWVKVGERADAFVLNEFLKDGNGNMIYENGLPVYSAYESVHGYADPDWIWGLTSSLRYKDFTLNISMDGRVGGLAQTTTEMYMWQSGNHPDSVNDIRYKDATTGTSNYLGDGVKVVSGNVIYNSYGEITSDTRQYAANDVYVTYENYVKRVHKGNAWGGTPSPYDTYSTTFLKLRELSLTYVVPQRACHFIRAKSASISAIGQNLFLWAKDFKYSDPDGGSDNFSDPSQRFVGCNVKLEF, from the coding sequence ATGTATCTTGTAACAAAAAAAAATAGCAGTAAAAAGAAGGTTTTATTCTTTTTACTGGTTGCTTTATTGACACAACTGACATTTGCGGCAACAATTAAATCGCAAAGTACAGAATCTACCCCAGTATTAGTTTCAAAAAATGTTTATGAACTTAAGACATTATTTAAGGCTATTGAAAATCAAACTGATTATTCTCTTCTTTATACAGATGAAGTAGCAAAACTAAAAACGCTGACTCCTGTAAGTTCTGGGACACACACATTAGCAGTATTGCTTAAAGAGGCTGCTATTAAGTTTAAAGTTGTTTATCAAATAAATGACGGTTTAATTACTTTTAAGACAAACACTTCCACTAGAGATAAAATAATATCTGTTTTAGCAAAACAGATAAAAATTTCAGGTAAGGTTACAGATAATTCAGGCAAGCCAATTCCCGGAGCTACAATTCTTATTGAAGGAACATCATCTGGAGTTCAAACTGATTTTGATGGCAGTTATACTATTGAGGCAGAGGAAGGACAAATTCTCGTTTTTTCTTGTATAGGATTTAAAACGATTAAACAAACTATTGGACAGGAAAATAAAATTAATGTAGTTCTTACCGAAGAGGCAGAAATGCTAAAGGAATTGGTAATAACTGCATTAGGTATTAAACGAGAAGAAAAAGCACTTGGTTATGCTATGCAAAAAGTGCAGGGTTCTTCTGTTCAGACGGTTAAAGGGATTGACGTTGCGACCTCTTTAACAGGAAGAGTTGCGGGTTTATTAGTAAAAAACAGCACTGAATTTGCCGAAGCTCCAACAGTAGAGCTGCGTGGAGAAAATGCACTACTGGTTATAGACGGCGTGCCGTATGGAAATATGACACTTAGAGATATTCCTGCTGATGATATAGAAAGTTTGAATGTGCTTAAGGGGGCAACCGCATCGGCTCTATACGGTTATAGAGGAGCAAGCGGCGCAATTGTAGTAACGACAAAAAAAGGCAGGGATAAGAAGGGGCTAGCAGTTTCTGTAAATAGCAGTACAATGTTCACTGCTGGTTACTTAGCTATTCCTAAAACGCAAACTGTTTTTGGAAGGCAGATAGATGCAGTTACCAATATTTATAAAGGAACTGGTTCCTGGGGTGTACCGATGGAAGGTCAGAATGTCATCCAGTGGGATCCCATTAGTAAAGCAAATAAGCTGATGCCTTATCTGGCGACTGGAAAGGATAATTTTAAGAATTTCTTAGAACAAGGCTATATTCTTAATAATAATTTCAGCATAACGCAACAAGGCGAACATGGCAGTATACGATCTTCTGCTACTTGGGTAGCCAATAAAGGACAGTATCCTAATTCTCAATATGATAAATATACTTATACCTTGGGTGGTGATATAGATTTGGATAAGTTCAAATTATCATCATCAGTATCCATAAACAAGCAGACTTCTCCGAATATTGGATTTAATGGTTACAAAGGCTACGACCCAATGTATAGCATACTAATTTGGTCTTCTCCAGATTATGATTTAAGAGATTACAAAGATTATTGGCTTGTAAAGAATGAAACACAAAATAATAGTTATACAGGTACAAATAACAATCCTTATTTCGACAGATATGAAAGACTGCATAGTATTGATCGTCAGGTTTTCAATGGTTTTGTTTCGGGAACTTATGAGTTGGCACCAGGATTGAATGCTGTTTTAAGAACGGGTTTTGATACGTATAATAATAAACAGGTTATACGTATATCCAAAGGGTCACTTCAAGGAGCGGGTAATTCTACCGTTATTTTAAACGGCACTGAAATTTGGGGCGAATCGCTAAAAGGTTCTTACAATGAAGGTATGGGAAGTGGTTATAGCTCAAACACTGATTTTATTTTGACAGGGAATAAAAAAATTAAGGATTTTGATATTGAAAGCCTCTTTGGCGGAACTATTTATTATACCGAAGATCAAGGTATTGAAGCCAGAACTCAGGGAGGGCTCACTATACCAGGTTTTTATTCATTAAAATCATCAGTTACTAGTGCAGTCGTAAATTCGACAATATATAAGAGACAAGTTAATAGCTTGTATGGAAGGCTTGCAGGATCATGGAAAAGTATGCTGTTTCTTGAAGGTACTTTAAGAAACGACTGGAGTTCAACTTTACCAAAATCTACTCGTTCATACTTATATCCATCTATATCCAGCAGTTTTTTGGTTTCTGAAATTTTGCCAAAATACGATTGGTTGTCTCTTTGGAAATTTCGCGGTTCTTGGACATCATCAAAGACACCAGCGGGTGTTTATGATTCCAATTCAGTATACAACATAACAACAAGTGCTTGGGGTAGTTCTAATTCTGCCTCATATCCAGATACGGTAAGAGGAAATGAAGTAGCACCAGAGTCTTCAAGTACTTGGGAGGTAGGAACAGTGGCAAATTTATTCAAAAAACGAGCTTCCTTAGATTTTACCTTTTACTCCAAAAGAATGTTTGACTTTTTGAAAGCAACAAGTGTGAGCAGTGCATCTGGTTTTAGTTCTAATTATACTAACATAAATGAAGAAATTACCCGAAGAGGCTTAGAGCTTACACTAAGTGTCACACCTGTGAAAACTACTGATTGGCAATGGGATCTAACGGCCAATTGGTCTAAATATGCCCGCTATTATACAAAACTTGATAGTCAGTTTTCTGCTGACAAACCTTGGGTAAAAGTAGGTGAGAGAGCTGATGCATTTGTTTTGAATGAGTTCCTGAAAGATGGAAATGGTAATATGATTTATGAAAACGGACTGCCGGTATACTCAGCATATGAATCGGTACATGGATATGCTGATCCAGACTGGATATGGGGTTTAACATCATCGCTTCGATATAAAGATTTTACATTAAATATCTCTATGGACGGCAGAGTAGGCGGTTTAGCGCAAACAACTACCGAAATGTATATGTGGCAATCTGGGAATCATCCTGATTCGGTAAACGATATTCGATATAAGGACGCTACTACAGGTACTAGTAATTATTTGGGTGATGGAGTAAAAGTAGTTTCGGGTAATGTTATTTATAATTCTTACGGTGAGATAACCAGTGATACGCGCCAGTATGCTGCCAACGATGTATATGTAACTTATGAAAACTATGTTAAAAGAGTTCATAAAGGGAATGCTTGGGGCGGGACTCCTTCTCCATACGATACTTACAGTACGACCTTCCTGAAATTAAGAGAGCTTTCTTTGACTTATGTAGTTCCGCAGAGAGCATGCCATTTTATAAGAGCTAAGAGTGCTTCTATATCTGCTATAGGGCAAAATTTATTTCTTTGGGCCAAAGATTTCAAATATTCAGACCCTGACGGAGGTTCTGATAATTTTAGCGATCCATCTCAACGATTTGTAGGTTGTAATGTTAAACTTGAATTTTAA
- a CDS encoding FecR family protein, translating into MGKQYKHLFKRYSEGKSSEKEARAVNTYFTKMQDHGIKESNIDTDALGQRIRLKIEERLGRKKKTNFYRIAASAAAVILLGTLWFTFNSIFNTNHYITVAAKFGEQKNLILPDSSVVYLNSGSSIVYPEHFGEDSRAISLKGEAYFEVVHKEKHPFIISSNHFKTQVLGTRFIVTNYEKGIPSVTVVSGKVQVTDQHSSNSEIITKNQRVIYDDKTGSLVRCNTIESSDYLAWKDGRVFFDHANIDQVLLTLQRKYNVVLKLDSPLYQCNTISGNFSGDNIEKILSAIRFINDMDYTKTKKDTINIRLKPCKN; encoded by the coding sequence ATGGGTAAACAATACAAGCATCTTTTCAAAAGATACAGCGAAGGCAAATCGTCTGAAAAGGAAGCAAGAGCGGTAAATACTTATTTTACCAAAATGCAAGATCATGGTATTAAGGAATCCAATATTGATACTGATGCTCTGGGACAGCGTATCCGATTAAAAATTGAAGAAAGATTAGGGCGAAAAAAGAAGACCAATTTTTACAGAATTGCGGCATCCGCTGCAGCTGTTATTCTTTTGGGAACTTTGTGGTTTACTTTCAATTCTATTTTTAATACAAACCACTATATTACTGTTGCAGCCAAATTTGGAGAACAAAAGAATTTGATACTGCCCGATTCGTCAGTCGTTTACTTAAATTCAGGAAGCAGTATTGTCTATCCTGAACACTTTGGAGAAGATTCGAGAGCAATTAGCTTGAAAGGAGAAGCTTACTTTGAGGTAGTACATAAAGAAAAACATCCCTTTATTATTTCTTCCAATCATTTTAAAACTCAGGTTTTAGGAACCCGATTTATCGTAACAAATTACGAAAAAGGGATTCCTTCGGTAACAGTAGTTTCGGGAAAGGTTCAAGTTACAGATCAACATTCTTCTAATTCAGAGATTATCACTAAAAATCAAAGGGTGATTTATGATGATAAGACCGGTTCTTTAGTTAGATGCAATACGATAGAATCTTCAGATTATTTGGCATGGAAAGACGGCAGAGTCTTTTTTGATCATGCTAATATAGATCAAGTATTACTAACACTTCAAAGAAAGTATAATGTTGTTTTAAAATTAGATTCACCTCTTTATCAGTGTAATACTATTAGTGGGAATTTCTCGGGTGATAATATAGAAAAAATCTTAAGCGCTATTCGTTTCATTAATGATATGGATTATACCAAAACTAAAAAGGACACTATAAATATAAGACTTAAACCCTGTAAAAACTGA
- a CDS encoding SusC/RagA family TonB-linked outer membrane protein: protein MKNFKNLMILLMMLVSSLIVAQTSTFRGKVLDELNEPLPGASVLIKGTTTVVITDLNGVFEIELPNGNEQLIVSFLGYIAVNFFPENKKTATISLKPDSHNLDEVVVTALGIKKEKKKLSYSVQEVQGDLTKGRDANIMNSLSGKVSGLVVTASPEFFTSPNLYLRGKKPLIVVDGVPLGTNSWNISPDDIQSINVLKGANAAALYGSVGGNGAIQITTKRGTQNKKDYVVEFNNNTIFQGGYNALPKTQNAYGPGSYGNYSFVDGKGAGINDADYDQWGPRFDGQLITQYDSPIGADGKLIATPWLARGKDNFENFMENGLLTTNNLALASNFDKGNIRFSLSNTSQKGINPNTKLNIYNFNLSGRYNISDKTWVDASSNFNFQTSPNNPNVQYGPNSYIYNMLIWGGADYDIRDLRDYWQEGKEGLQQKNFEYTRYNNPYFMAYEWLRGYYKNDYSGQISLNHKFNSNFDMLIRTNMAVTNLFENEKFPYSMTTYDREKAQGDYKEKYNYGFKNYSDFMLNYNKTIKSFEIKATLGANINIDKTRKSFASTNYLIIPGLYNLSNSQTPVQPTNYNSHFETQSWYGSMDLSYKSFLFLGATGRFDTDSRLPEQNNTFFYPSVGLSAVLSEVVKIPLVDFLKVRTSYAKVGGSLDIYSNLDTYRLRDPFTIDGKTYNAAYVSEVLSNINLEPAFNSSVELGMETRMLKNRFGFDVTYYENTNGPQIFDLKYSETSGYSGSKQNGITTKTKGIEVSLFVKPIKSNSFNWDFNINWSTYKEYLKEVYDGIENNGRIKIGERVDAFYINDFMRSPEGKLIVGNDGKPLINPYQTKVGYKAPDWSMGITNNVSYKNLALNFTFDGRYGGKIENYVNQKMWQSGRHEDSNTPERANDVIGVKSYVTDAVVVTGGELISDGQGNTITDTRTFAQNTTKMYYQDYAKAYHGNYAANIIDKTFFKLREISLTYAFPASFLKQSFIENASISLVGRDLIYFSKNKNIDLDQFLNESSSPLQTPTVKSYGINLNFKF from the coding sequence ATGAAAAATTTTAAAAATTTAATGATTCTATTAATGATGTTGGTGTCATCGTTAATTGTAGCCCAGACTTCTACTTTTAGAGGGAAAGTTCTTGATGAACTAAACGAACCATTGCCAGGAGCATCAGTTCTTATTAAAGGAACAACTACTGTTGTTATAACAGATTTAAATGGAGTTTTTGAAATTGAATTACCAAATGGTAATGAGCAGCTGATTGTATCTTTTTTGGGATACATAGCAGTTAATTTTTTTCCAGAAAACAAAAAAACAGCTACTATTTCTTTAAAACCAGATTCTCATAATTTGGATGAAGTTGTTGTAACAGCTCTTGGTATAAAAAAGGAAAAGAAAAAATTAAGCTATTCTGTTCAAGAGGTACAAGGTGATTTGACCAAAGGCAGAGATGCCAATATTATGAATTCCCTTTCCGGAAAAGTTTCCGGATTGGTAGTGACGGCGTCACCTGAGTTTTTTACCAGCCCTAACTTATATCTTAGAGGCAAAAAGCCTTTAATTGTGGTAGATGGTGTGCCATTGGGTACTAACTCTTGGAATATTAGCCCTGATGATATACAGAGTATAAATGTACTGAAAGGTGCAAATGCGGCGGCACTTTATGGCTCAGTTGGTGGTAACGGAGCAATTCAAATTACAACAAAAAGGGGAACACAAAATAAAAAAGATTATGTGGTTGAGTTTAATAACAATACAATATTTCAAGGCGGGTATAATGCCCTTCCAAAAACGCAAAATGCTTATGGTCCGGGTTCGTATGGAAATTATTCTTTTGTAGACGGTAAAGGTGCTGGGATCAATGATGCCGATTATGACCAATGGGGACCTCGATTTGATGGTCAGTTAATTACCCAATATGACAGCCCTATTGGCGCAGATGGAAAATTAATTGCAACTCCTTGGCTGGCAAGAGGAAAAGACAACTTTGAGAATTTTATGGAAAATGGTCTGCTAACCACTAACAATTTAGCACTTGCATCAAACTTCGATAAAGGGAATATCAGATTTTCGCTTTCAAATACGAGCCAAAAAGGAATCAATCCAAATACGAAATTAAATATTTACAATTTTAACCTTAGTGGAAGATATAATATAAGTGATAAAACGTGGGTAGATGCAAGTTCTAATTTTAACTTTCAGACTTCTCCAAACAATCCAAATGTACAATATGGACCTAACAGTTATATCTATAATATGCTGATTTGGGGTGGTGCTGATTATGATATTAGAGATTTGAGAGACTATTGGCAGGAAGGGAAGGAAGGTTTACAGCAAAAAAACTTTGAATATACACGTTATAATAATCCTTACTTCATGGCCTATGAATGGTTAAGAGGGTATTACAAAAATGATTATTCGGGACAAATAAGCCTCAACCACAAGTTCAATAGTAATTTTGATATGCTGATCAGAACGAATATGGCAGTCACCAATTTATTCGAGAATGAAAAGTTTCCGTATTCGATGACTACTTATGATAGAGAAAAAGCGCAGGGAGATTACAAAGAAAAATACAATTATGGATTCAAGAATTATTCTGATTTCATGTTAAATTACAATAAAACGATTAAGAGTTTTGAGATAAAAGCAACCCTTGGAGCCAATATCAATATTGATAAAACCCGTAAATCTTTTGCTTCTACAAATTATTTAATAATTCCGGGATTGTACAATTTAAGCAATTCACAAACTCCGGTGCAGCCTACAAACTACAACAGTCATTTTGAGACTCAAAGCTGGTATGGTTCTATGGATTTGTCTTATAAATCCTTTTTGTTTTTAGGCGCGACTGGAAGGTTTGATACTGATTCAAGACTACCAGAACAAAACAATACCTTCTTTTATCCATCAGTTGGTTTAAGTGCGGTTTTAAGCGAAGTGGTTAAAATTCCTTTAGTTGATTTCTTAAAAGTAAGAACCTCATATGCAAAAGTAGGTGGTTCCCTTGATATTTACAGTAATTTAGATACTTACAGGCTTAGAGATCCTTTTACAATTGACGGAAAAACCTATAATGCGGCTTATGTTTCTGAGGTTTTATCGAATATAAATTTAGAACCTGCTTTTAATTCATCTGTTGAATTGGGTATGGAAACCAGAATGCTCAAAAACAGATTTGGTTTTGATGTAACGTATTATGAAAATACAAATGGTCCGCAGATTTTTGATTTAAAATACTCTGAAACTTCTGGGTATTCAGGAAGTAAGCAAAACGGAATTACAACAAAAACAAAAGGTATTGAAGTTTCCTTATTTGTAAAACCAATAAAAAGCAATTCTTTCAACTGGGATTTTAATATCAACTGGTCAACTTACAAAGAATATTTAAAAGAGGTTTATGACGGGATCGAAAATAATGGAAGAATAAAAATAGGTGAAAGAGTAGATGCCTTTTATATTAATGATTTCATGAGAAGCCCTGAGGGAAAACTTATCGTGGGTAACGACGGTAAACCTCTTATCAATCCTTATCAGACAAAAGTGGGTTATAAAGCTCCAGATTGGTCAATGGGTATTACCAATAATGTGAGTTATAAAAATCTAGCCTTGAATTTTACTTTTGATGGAAGATACGGTGGAAAAATTGAAAATTATGTAAATCAAAAAATGTGGCAGAGCGGACGACATGAAGACAGTAATACTCCAGAACGTGCCAATGATGTTATTGGTGTGAAATCTTATGTAACAGATGCAGTTGTCGTTACAGGAGGAGAGTTAATTTCTGATGGTCAAGGGAATACAATTACTGATACCAGAACTTTTGCACAAAATACGACCAAAATGTATTATCAAGATTATGCAAAAGCGTATCACGGTAATTATGCAGCCAATATTATAGATAAGACTTTCTTTAAACTAAGAGAAATTAGCTTAACATATGCTTTTCCAGCTTCTTTCTTAAAACAATCTTTTATTGAGAACGCTTCTATTTCGTTAGTAGGCAGAGATTTAATTTATTTTTCTAAAAACAAAAACATTGATTTAGATCAATTTTTAAATGAGAGCTCTTCACCGCTTCAAACTCCAACTGTCAAAAGTTATGGTATTAACTTAAACTTTAAATTTTAA
- a CDS encoding SusD/RagB family nutrient-binding outer membrane lipoprotein, with protein sequence MKKIITAMAGMLLLAGCSNFDEINTNPNTPTQVSASLLCTNIILSTAKYQGADSKEYISENALPKYVGYANEGQLGTQYNFITNSSFNKMTILPDIDKMLEFAKGDPAENSYKGVAHFIRAYTFYLLTMKMGDIPYSQADQGSQGNYKPKYDLQKDVFIGILNELELANANFSGGASFQGDPTVFQGDPTKWKRACNAFEIKVLMSLSAKENDVDLKIKQRFAAIVNSNVLLEKASDYFGLEYSSVNSHPLYSTNDMFTGRTLLSKTVVENLKDLKDKRLFYFGEPSASQLIAGYASNDMEAYVGVKTSLDYGLMNANYSKGNYSKINLRYQTKQNSEPRRMLTYAEQELILAEARIKGWISTGSAQQYYENGVRAALTNVMSTDASFAHGNPIVQSDIDSYFTGIAAFASDQDSQLKQIWLQRYLLNFLVDAETAYFEYRRTKYPDFEIDPVTNLNVKNPNNLPVRYLYPSSELNYNSQNLTEALNRQYGGYDEINKMMWLLAN encoded by the coding sequence ATGAAAAAAATTATCACCGCTATGGCAGGGATGCTTTTATTGGCAGGTTGTAGTAATTTTGATGAAATTAATACAAACCCCAATACTCCAACTCAAGTAAGCGCTTCTTTGTTATGCACAAACATTATTCTGAGCACTGCTAAATATCAAGGTGCTGATTCGAAGGAATATATTTCTGAAAATGCCTTGCCAAAATATGTTGGTTATGCAAATGAAGGGCAATTAGGAACCCAATATAATTTTATAACAAATTCAAGCTTCAATAAGATGACAATTTTGCCGGATATTGATAAGATGCTAGAATTTGCAAAAGGTGATCCTGCTGAAAATTCTTATAAAGGGGTAGCTCATTTTATACGGGCATATACTTTTTACCTGCTTACCATGAAAATGGGTGATATTCCATACAGTCAGGCTGACCAAGGGAGTCAGGGCAATTATAAACCTAAGTACGATCTGCAAAAAGATGTATTTATTGGCATTCTTAATGAATTAGAATTAGCAAATGCCAATTTTTCTGGAGGAGCCTCTTTTCAAGGAGATCCAACTGTTTTTCAAGGAGATCCAACTAAATGGAAAAGAGCCTGTAATGCATTTGAAATTAAGGTTTTAATGAGTTTAAGTGCCAAAGAAAATGATGTTGATTTAAAAATAAAACAAAGGTTTGCAGCTATTGTTAATAGCAATGTTTTATTGGAAAAAGCTTCTGATTATTTTGGTCTTGAGTACAGCAGTGTAAATTCACATCCATTATATAGTACAAACGATATGTTTACAGGAAGAACTCTTTTGAGCAAAACGGTTGTTGAGAATCTTAAAGACCTTAAAGACAAGCGTCTGTTTTATTTTGGCGAACCGTCTGCTTCTCAATTAATTGCTGGATATGCCTCTAATGATATGGAAGCATACGTAGGCGTAAAAACATCATTAGATTATGGGCTAATGAATGCCAATTATAGCAAAGGGAATTATTCTAAAATAAATTTAAGGTATCAGACAAAACAGAATAGTGAGCCAAGAAGAATGCTCACTTATGCGGAGCAAGAACTTATTTTGGCAGAAGCACGTATTAAAGGATGGATAAGTACTGGCAGTGCACAGCAGTATTACGAAAATGGAGTTAGAGCGGCTCTGACAAATGTTATGAGTACAGATGCTTCTTTTGCACACGGGAATCCAATTGTACAAAGTGATATTGATTCTTATTTTACAGGGATAGCAGCATTTGCTTCTGATCAAGATAGTCAACTCAAACAAATATGGTTACAGCGTTACCTGCTTAATTTTTTGGTTGATGCTGAAACTGCTTATTTTGAATATAGAAGAACCAAGTATCCTGACTTTGAAATTGATCCAGTTACCAATCTAAATGTTAAGAACCCTAATAATTTGCCAGTAAGATATTTATATCCATCTTCGGAGTTGAATTATAATAGTCAAAATTTGACTGAAGCTTTGAACAGGCAGTATGGCGGTTATGACGAAATTAATAAAATGATGTGGCTTTTAGCCAATTAG
- a CDS encoding RNA polymerase sigma factor has translation MTHNTFINKKLVFNKVYEQNWKALYVFAFNILRDKQSAEDIIQEIFIDFWLRMNETDIQNFTAYLFQAVRNQCAKKLKSKKLTAFELEIFEEALQLIEDEQTIEFSKEFLMEEVKQKACEILPKKCLDIFTLRFYDNMTIKEIAEQKSLSISTVENQINKALKLLKAGNNYYIKLLGILIVCS, from the coding sequence ATGACACATAATACTTTCATAAATAAAAAACTTGTTTTCAATAAGGTTTATGAACAAAATTGGAAAGCGTTGTATGTTTTTGCTTTTAATATTCTGAGAGACAAACAATCGGCTGAAGATATTATTCAAGAGATATTTATTGATTTTTGGTTGCGTATGAATGAAACTGATATACAAAATTTTACTGCTTATTTATTTCAGGCTGTTAGAAATCAGTGTGCAAAAAAGCTTAAGTCTAAAAAATTAACGGCTTTTGAGCTAGAGATTTTTGAAGAGGCACTACAGTTAATAGAAGATGAACAAACCATTGAATTTTCGAAAGAATTTTTAATGGAGGAAGTGAAACAAAAGGCTTGTGAGATTTTACCGAAAAAATGTCTTGATATTTTTACGCTTAGATTTTATGATAATATGACCATTAAAGAAATTGCGGAACAAAAGAGTTTATCGATTAGCACTGTTGAAAATCAGATAAATAAAGCTCTTAAATTGTTGAAGGCAGGAAATAATTACTACATTAAATTATTGGGGATACTTATTGTGTGTTCTTAA
- a CDS encoding endonuclease/exonuclease/phosphatase family protein, translated as MKKIKLLVLFIWAFQINGQNIKIMTYNIRLDLASDGENDWTHRKDFFTAQIQFYDPDIFGIQEALPNQVNDIAATLSQYDFAGIGRDGVEKGESSNIFYKQERFKMLLSNTFWLSETPNKISKGWDAAYARVCTYVLFKELKTKQIFWVFNTHLDHIGVQAKTNGIKLILSKIKELNEKKYPVVFMGDLNSEPASEVIAILKQEMKDTHNLSEAKAFGPSGTFNGFKHNEPVTLLLDYIFISGERKLKVKKFAVLSDSKDLKYPSDHLPVYIELDYK; from the coding sequence ATGAAAAAAATAAAATTACTGGTATTATTCATTTGGGCATTCCAGATTAATGGTCAGAACATAAAGATAATGACTTACAATATTCGTTTAGATTTAGCAAGTGACGGGGAGAATGATTGGACACACCGCAAGGATTTTTTTACTGCTCAGATTCAGTTTTATGATCCAGATATATTTGGGATTCAGGAAGCATTACCAAATCAGGTGAATGATATCGCTGCAACTCTTTCTCAATATGATTTTGCAGGTATAGGAAGAGATGGTGTGGAAAAAGGGGAATCATCGAATATTTTTTATAAACAAGAGCGTTTTAAAATGCTATTAAGCAATACTTTTTGGCTGTCGGAAACGCCCAATAAAATTTCCAAAGGCTGGGATGCCGCTTATGCAAGAGTGTGTACCTATGTTTTGTTTAAAGAATTGAAAACTAAGCAGATTTTTTGGGTCTTTAATACTCACTTAGATCATATTGGAGTTCAGGCGAAAACAAATGGGATAAAGCTTATTCTTTCTAAAATAAAAGAATTAAACGAAAAAAAATATCCGGTTGTTTTTATGGGAGATCTTAATTCTGAGCCGGCATCTGAAGTAATTGCAATTTTGAAACAGGAGATGAAAGACACTCATAATCTTTCAGAGGCAAAAGCTTTTGGACCTTCTGGCACATTTAATGGTTTTAAGCACAATGAACCAGTAACCCTTTTACTGGATTATATTTTTATATCCGGTGAAAGAAAATTAAAAGTGAAAAAATTTGCTGTTTTAAGTGATTCAAAAGATTTAAAATATCCATCAGATCACTTACCTGTTTATATTGAGCTGGACTATAAATAG